The following are encoded together in the Desulfococcus multivorans genome:
- a CDS encoding glycerophosphodiester phosphodiesterase: MKIDGLRYPLIIAHRGYSARYPENTLIAFEKALESGVQMIELDVTLTRDRKIVVIHDETLYRTTSGRGKVADYTLTELKMLDAGGWFSDRFSGEAIPVLTEVLTLAGGRATVNIEIKPEAYDPRHPKDAIERQIWRMLHHRHLLTDVLVSSFEAEILAELARMTPKPNLAFLTKGRTDTGVFDTCRKIDAFSWNAHYRDLNRTRVENAHDLGLKVFAYTVNAPDDILALIDMGVDGIYTDDPTAVDMDLRCGRRVS; this comes from the coding sequence ATGAAAATAGACGGTCTCCGATATCCATTGATCATCGCCCACCGGGGCTACAGCGCGAGATATCCGGAAAACACCTTGATCGCCTTTGAAAAAGCCCTCGAATCAGGAGTCCAGATGATCGAACTGGACGTAACGCTGACACGCGACCGGAAAATCGTGGTCATTCACGACGAAACCCTTTACCGAACGACAAGCGGCCGCGGCAAGGTTGCCGATTACACCCTCACTGAATTGAAGATGCTGGATGCGGGCGGTTGGTTTTCAGATCGTTTCTCGGGGGAAGCCATCCCTGTCTTGACGGAAGTGTTGACGCTGGCAGGGGGTCGGGCCACCGTCAATATCGAAATCAAACCCGAGGCCTACGACCCTCGACACCCGAAAGACGCCATCGAACGTCAGATATGGCGTATGTTGCATCATCGACACCTTCTGACGGATGTATTGGTTTCCAGTTTTGAGGCGGAGATTCTTGCAGAGTTGGCTCGGATGACCCCGAAACCCAATTTGGCGTTTCTGACGAAAGGCAGAACCGACACCGGTGTTTTCGATACCTGCCGAAAAATTGACGCCTTTTCCTGGAATGCCCACTACCGCGATTTGAATCGAACCCGTGTTGAAAACGCCCACGATCTGGGACTGAAGGTCTTTGCCTACACGGTCAATGCACCCGACGACATTCTGGCACTGATCGACATGGGGGTGGACGGCATCTACACGGATGATCCCACGGCGGTCGATATGGACCTGAGATGCGGGCGTAGGGTTTCATAA
- a CDS encoding HD domain-containing phosphohydrolase: protein MKSIAPKQRADIGIRLQTKFMIGIILLECMIMTITIMVVERRMHNSILEEFLKRGVTIAKNLAAVNTSLVSTYNYVGMEQNVAKTVSENELVYASIQLFDGETAAYKGVPRFKASLLKSLPATQVSDAGSVSVRYLVLDNDPKQNICEISAPITVLKKHWATVRIGLSLESMNAGIDQTRRTLLILGGIVLIISCLISVLFSTRITRPIATLMKHVEGISKGDYDQEIRVESRDEIGYLARRFGNMQEKLKDHIRIIENSNAELTLTNQRLRYLFDASQAMTSLKNHDRLYDQILEVVLSATDTMAASLLIVEPDDSTRMVASVIKPSVNENDRVKYHRLLEKPPLLDAEPLMFISENASISGLGSPFVKSGISSFPELERISIPLRQSKEIAGFINLIRRQRSIMMLGEIQTLCVLASQTTTSIENIKLFAQLENAYISSIKSLAKSLEFKDKYTHGHGERVANLSREIGRRINLDVHSLQVLYNAALLHDIGKIGIMDNILNKSSRLNRSECQVIQQHPVIGEEILQPIVSLREERRIVRHHHEREDGRGYPDGLMGHQLSVSEKIIIAADAFDAMNSRRSYRDTLPALLIKTELVNNKGQQFDSDVVDVLLEIYEEQLAVRNPHELFEESRLIQLPIAKRT, encoded by the coding sequence ATGAAATCGATAGCACCAAAACAGAGAGCTGATATTGGCATTCGCCTGCAGACCAAATTCATGATCGGCATCATCCTCCTGGAGTGCATGATCATGACCATTACCATCATGGTCGTGGAGCGAAGGATGCACAACTCGATTTTAGAGGAATTCCTGAAACGAGGGGTCACCATCGCCAAAAACCTTGCCGCCGTGAATACGAGCCTCGTCTCGACATACAACTATGTCGGCATGGAACAGAACGTAGCCAAAACCGTTTCGGAAAATGAACTCGTATATGCCTCGATCCAGCTTTTTGACGGTGAGACGGCAGCCTATAAAGGTGTCCCTCGCTTCAAGGCGTCCCTCTTAAAATCGCTGCCCGCCACCCAAGTGTCTGACGCTGGAAGCGTCTCGGTCCGATACCTCGTCCTGGATAATGACCCTAAACAGAATATCTGCGAAATTTCCGCACCTATTACCGTCCTCAAAAAACATTGGGCCACCGTACGGATCGGGTTGTCCCTCGAGTCCATGAATGCCGGCATTGATCAGACCCGGAGAACACTTCTGATTCTGGGCGGTATCGTTCTCATCATAAGTTGTTTGATCTCCGTGCTTTTTTCGACACGCATTACCCGGCCGATCGCCACATTGATGAAACATGTCGAGGGTATTTCAAAAGGAGACTATGACCAGGAGATTCGGGTGGAATCCCGAGACGAAATTGGTTATTTAGCGCGCCGTTTCGGAAATATGCAGGAAAAGCTGAAGGATCACATTCGAATCATAGAGAATTCCAATGCGGAACTGACCCTCACGAACCAACGGCTCAGGTATCTTTTTGATGCCAGTCAGGCCATGACCTCCCTCAAAAACCACGATCGTCTTTATGACCAGATTCTGGAAGTGGTACTTTCGGCCACCGATACCATGGCTGCATCACTTTTGATCGTAGAGCCGGATGACTCGACTCGAATGGTGGCAAGCGTCATCAAGCCTTCGGTGAACGAGAACGATCGCGTGAAATATCATCGGCTTCTTGAAAAGCCGCCGCTGCTGGATGCGGAGCCTCTTATGTTTATCAGTGAAAATGCTTCTATATCCGGTCTCGGTTCACCGTTCGTCAAGTCCGGCATCAGTTCCTTTCCTGAACTCGAACGCATCTCGATACCACTGCGTCAGTCCAAGGAGATTGCGGGATTCATCAATCTTATCCGCCGTCAGAGAAGCATCATGATGCTGGGGGAGATACAGACCCTCTGTGTCCTGGCCAGTCAGACCACTACGTCCATCGAAAATATTAAATTATTCGCTCAACTGGAAAACGCCTATATCAGTTCCATCAAATCTCTCGCCAAATCACTGGAATTCAAGGATAAATACACCCACGGTCATGGAGAACGGGTGGCCAACCTGAGTCGAGAAATCGGCAGACGGATCAACCTGGACGTTCATTCCCTTCAGGTCCTCTACAACGCCGCGTTGCTTCATGATATCGGGAAAATCGGGATCATGGATAATATACTAAATAAAAGCAGTAGATTGAATAGGTCGGAGTGTCAAGTGATCCAGCAGCATCCCGTCATTGGTGAGGAAATTCTTCAACCCATCGTATCTCTCAGAGAGGAACGACGCATCGTCCGTCATCACCACGAAAGAGAGGACGGACGAGGGTATCCGGATGGATTGATGGGCCATCAGCTCTCTGTATCGGAAAAGATCATCATCGCAGCCGACGCATTCGACGCCATGAATTCCAGAAGAAGCTATCGGGATACGCTTCCGGCGCTCCTTATCAAAACCGAACTGGTCAACAATAAAGGACAACAATTTGACTCCGATGTGGTGGATGTCCTTCTGGAAATTTATGAAGAGCAGTTGGCAGTCAGAAACCCACACGAATTATTTGAAGAAAGCCGATTGATTCAACTGCCGATCGCCAAACGAACCTGA